In a genomic window of Rhodothermales bacterium:
- a CDS encoding DUF1905 domain-containing protein — protein MREGTGKHELEAKIEKGRGGGAFVTIPFDVGIVFGAKGRVPVVATFDGEVYRGSIAPMAEHHVLGIVKEIRGKVGKDVGDLVQVVIKRDLEERKVDVPADLEMALRSDSTAREFFRSLSYTGQKEYARWITSARKAETRRRRIEKAVEMLADGRKL, from the coding sequence TTGCGCGAAGGGACCGGCAAGCATGAGCTTGAGGCCAAGATCGAGAAGGGTCGTGGTGGCGGCGCGTTCGTTACAATTCCTTTCGACGTCGGGATTGTCTTTGGCGCAAAAGGAAGAGTACCCGTAGTCGCGACGTTCGACGGCGAGGTCTACCGTGGCTCGATCGCGCCGATGGCCGAGCATCACGTCCTCGGAATAGTCAAGGAAATCCGCGGGAAGGTCGGCAAGGACGTGGGCGACCTCGTTCAGGTCGTGATCAAGCGAGATCTGGAGGAGCGAAAAGTCGACGTGCCCGCTGACCTCGAGATGGCTTTGAGATCCGACTCCACCGCTCGGGAGTTCTTTCGCAGCCTCAGCTACACGGGCCAGAAGGAGTATGCCCGTTGGATTACGTCCGCCAGGAAGGCCGAAACGCGGAGGCGTCGGATTGAGAAGGCCGTCGAAATGCTGGCCGACGGTCGAAAACTATAG
- the gcvP gene encoding aminomethyl-transferring glycine dehydrogenase, protein MAIQLDYTDRFVSRHVGPSDSEVTQMLAEVGVDSLDDLIDRTIPSDIRVDKPLSLPEPRSEYKLLEYAGKVASRNTVFRSYIGMGYHDTITPPAILRNIFENPAWYTQYTPYQAEIAQGRLEALLNYQTMVIDLTGLEIANASLLDEGTAAAEAMMMLHRVTRKSDRDTFFVSSLCHPQTIDIVKTRALPIGVQVVVGDHSEFTFDDGVFGALLQYPATDGEIFDYTDFCIDAHDNGAHVVVAADLMSLALLTPPGEFGADVAVGSTQRFGVPLGYGGPHAAFFATREEFKRQIPGRIIGVTVDSAGNRALRMALQTREQHIRRDKATSNICTAQVLLAVMAGMYAVYHGPDGIRAIANRIHNLTRTLGNALERLGYDVRHRHFFDTLRVDAAPEVSAQIIERALAKNINLRIFEDSSLGIALDETTSADDLRDLVAVFAGDRKPVFDLANITALTEDGYLGLNRRTSEYLSHPVFDSYQSETDLMRYASRLAARDLSLTTSMIPLGSCTMKLNAAAELMPVSWGLFGRMHPFAPKDQAAGYQTIFSELEAWLAEITGFEAVSLQPNSGASGEYAGLLVIRAYHHSRGDHDRDVCLIPESAHGTNPASATMAGMKVVVVKCDRHGNVDVDDLKAKAEANKESLAALMITYPSTHGVFEKKIREICETVHVNGGQVYMDGANMNAQVGLCRPGDFGADVCHLNLHKTFSIPHGGGGPGMGPIGVASHLVEYLPNHPVVETGGTSSLGTIAAAPYGSASILLISWAYIAMMGTEGLELASKTAILNANYIAKRLEAHYPILYTGKTGFVAHEFILDLRAFRASAGVSEVDVAKRLMDYGYHAPTMSWPVVGTMMIEPTESESKEELDRFCEAMISIRTEIQEAELGVMPSEDNLLVNAPHTVAMVTADTWEHPYSRERAAFPTSWTREHKFWPSVRRVNDAYGDRHLVCSCPPLEDYAAEHDPASA, encoded by the coding sequence ATGGCCATACAACTCGACTATACGGATCGATTCGTTTCTCGCCATGTTGGTCCGTCCGACAGCGAAGTCACTCAGATGCTGGCCGAGGTGGGGGTGGACTCTCTGGACGATCTGATCGATCGAACAATCCCATCGGACATTCGGGTTGACAAGCCTCTGAGTCTTCCGGAGCCGCGGAGTGAATACAAGCTGTTGGAGTACGCAGGTAAGGTCGCGTCCCGGAACACGGTGTTCCGATCGTACATCGGCATGGGGTATCACGACACGATTACACCTCCGGCCATTCTGCGCAACATCTTTGAGAATCCGGCCTGGTACACGCAGTACACACCCTACCAGGCCGAGATCGCGCAGGGTCGACTCGAGGCGCTGCTCAACTACCAGACGATGGTCATTGATCTGACCGGACTCGAGATTGCGAATGCGTCGCTTCTGGATGAGGGAACGGCAGCCGCTGAAGCGATGATGATGTTGCATCGCGTCACGCGGAAGTCAGATCGTGACACATTCTTTGTTTCGTCGCTCTGTCATCCGCAGACTATCGATATCGTGAAGACGCGCGCTCTTCCCATCGGTGTTCAGGTGGTAGTGGGCGATCACAGCGAGTTCACCTTCGACGACGGTGTGTTCGGAGCGCTGCTGCAGTATCCCGCGACGGACGGCGAAATATTTGACTACACCGACTTCTGCATTGACGCCCACGACAACGGCGCCCATGTGGTGGTCGCAGCCGACCTGATGAGTCTTGCACTCCTGACGCCGCCGGGCGAATTCGGCGCTGATGTAGCGGTGGGTAGCACTCAGCGATTTGGCGTACCGTTGGGCTATGGTGGGCCGCACGCCGCGTTCTTCGCGACCCGCGAGGAGTTCAAGCGCCAGATTCCGGGCCGCATCATCGGCGTGACGGTGGACTCCGCAGGCAACCGTGCGCTACGAATGGCGCTCCAGACGAGAGAACAGCACATCCGGCGCGACAAGGCAACGTCGAATATCTGTACAGCTCAGGTCCTGCTTGCAGTAATGGCCGGCATGTACGCGGTTTATCACGGACCCGACGGCATCCGAGCGATTGCAAATCGCATTCACAATCTGACCAGAACCCTTGGCAATGCGCTCGAGCGATTGGGCTACGACGTACGTCACCGGCACTTCTTCGACACGCTGCGCGTCGATGCAGCGCCCGAGGTCTCGGCGCAGATCATCGAAAGGGCTCTCGCGAAAAACATCAATCTCAGAATCTTCGAGGACTCGTCACTGGGCATTGCGCTCGACGAAACCACCAGTGCAGATGACCTGCGTGACCTCGTCGCCGTATTTGCCGGGGATCGCAAACCGGTTTTCGACCTGGCCAACATCACCGCTCTTACCGAGGACGGCTATCTAGGTCTCAACCGCCGCACGAGCGAATACCTGAGCCACCCGGTCTTTGACAGCTACCAGTCGGAAACGGATCTGATGAGGTACGCGAGTCGACTGGCGGCGCGAGACCTGTCGCTCACGACCAGCATGATCCCGCTGGGATCATGCACAATGAAACTGAACGCGGCAGCCGAACTCATGCCGGTGAGCTGGGGGCTTTTCGGCCGAATGCATCCCTTCGCACCGAAGGATCAGGCGGCAGGATACCAGACGATCTTCAGCGAGCTGGAGGCCTGGTTGGCAGAGATTACCGGCTTCGAGGCGGTTTCTCTTCAGCCGAATTCCGGAGCGTCCGGCGAGTACGCGGGACTGCTTGTCATTCGAGCCTACCATCATTCTCGTGGAGATCACGATCGAGACGTCTGTCTGATTCCCGAGTCTGCGCATGGCACGAATCCCGCCAGCGCGACGATGGCTGGAATGAAGGTGGTCGTTGTGAAGTGCGATCGTCACGGCAACGTCGATGTCGACGATCTCAAGGCGAAGGCCGAGGCCAACAAGGAATCACTGGCTGCGCTCATGATCACGTACCCGTCCACGCACGGGGTTTTTGAGAAGAAGATCCGGGAGATCTGCGAGACGGTTCATGTCAATGGCGGCCAGGTGTACATGGATGGCGCAAACATGAATGCGCAGGTCGGACTGTGCAGGCCGGGCGACTTCGGCGCGGACGTATGCCATCTCAATCTACACAAGACGTTCAGCATTCCCCACGGTGGCGGAGGACCGGGAATGGGCCCGATCGGTGTCGCCTCACATCTGGTGGAATACCTGCCGAATCATCCGGTCGTTGAGACCGGGGGCACGAGCTCTCTGGGCACCATCGCGGCCGCTCCGTACGGCAGTGCAAGCATTCTGTTGATATCGTGGGCCTACATCGCCATGATGGGCACCGAAGGACTGGAGCTCGCGTCGAAGACGGCGATTCTCAACGCGAACTACATCGCGAAACGCCTCGAGGCGCATTATCCCATCCTCTATACCGGAAAGACCGGGTTTGTCGCGCATGAATTCATTCTGGACCTGCGCGCATTCCGGGCGTCGGCCGGAGTATCCGAAGTCGATGTTGCCAAGCGGCTCATGGATTACGGCTATCATGCACCGACGATGTCCTGGCCCGTTGTCGGAACCATGATGATCGAGCCGACGGAGAGTGAATCGAAGGAGGAGCTCGACAGGTTCTGCGAGGCTATGATCTCCATTCGAACGGAGATACAGGAGGCCGAGCTCGGGGTCATGCCCTCTGAAGACAATCTCCTGGTCAATGCGCCGCATACGGTTGCGATGGTAACGGCCGACACGTGGGAGCATCCGTATTCACGCGAGAGGGCCGCATTCCCGACTTCGTGGACTCGTGAGCACAAGTTCTGGCCATCAGTGAGACGAGTAAACGACGCGTACGGCGATCGTCATCTCGTTTGTTCTTGTCCGCCCCTCGAGGACTACGCGGCCGAGCATGACCCGGCTTCGGCGTAG
- the rnc gene encoding ribonuclease III, with translation MRRFTQLVGRTPREAKWYRQALRHRSVLQDDNDFTTSNERLEFLGDAILGLIVAEDLFSRYPTKDEGFLTKLRARLVNGKTLAQCATSIQLGDHIELSENMDRGAGRTNRSILSDTYEAIIGAIYLDHGLEAAREFITRSLLQTLDIEELARTRDNYKSLLLELTQARAWPQPAYGVVTAEGPDHDKSFTIKVSIGDRDLGIGRASSKKSAEQKAARQALERLNQEQSED, from the coding sequence ATGCGCCGATTCACGCAACTTGTCGGCCGGACTCCTCGCGAAGCGAAATGGTATAGACAGGCTTTGAGGCACCGATCTGTCCTTCAGGACGACAACGACTTCACGACGTCGAACGAGCGCCTTGAGTTTCTTGGAGACGCGATCCTCGGCCTCATCGTGGCCGAAGATCTGTTCAGCCGTTACCCGACAAAAGACGAGGGCTTCCTCACGAAGCTGCGAGCCCGGCTCGTCAACGGCAAGACCCTCGCACAGTGCGCCACATCGATTCAACTGGGAGACCACATCGAACTCAGCGAGAATATGGATCGGGGGGCCGGTCGAACCAACCGGAGCATACTTTCTGACACGTACGAGGCCATCATCGGCGCGATCTACCTTGATCATGGTCTTGAAGCGGCCCGGGAATTCATCACCCGCAGCTTGCTGCAGACCCTGGATATCGAAGAGCTGGCGCGGACCCGTGACAACTATAAAAGTCTACTCCTGGAATTAACCCAGGCTCGTGCCTGGCCACAGCCGGCTTATGGCGTCGTAACCGCCGAAGGCCCGGACCACGACAAGAGCTTCACGATAAAGGTATCTATCGGCGACCGTGACCTCGGAATCGGCCGGGCATCGAGCAAGAAGAGCGCTGAGCAGAAGGCCGCTCGCCAGGCTCTCGAGCGCCTGAACCAGGAACAATCCGAGGATTAG
- a CDS encoding MBL fold metallo-hydrolase, with product MRITFCGAAKTVTGSKHLVELADGTTLLLDCGLFQGRRAIADEMNQRFLFDPSKIDVVLLSHAHIDHSGLLPKLYKEGFRGKIWATHATYSLCALMLLDSAHIQEKDIRFVNKIRAKHGEPPREPLYLREHAEKVLDLFVGVGYRQRFSPAKGVSVEYRDAGHILGSATMVLTVTENGKETRLGFTGDVGSSGRPILRDPQAMEDCDFLITESTYGGKVHEPADRAKEDLAEVVKRTSGRGGKVIIPAFAVGRTQEIVHALDQLWNEDRLPPIPVYVDSPLAIEATGVYLSHPECYDSTLQEYLMSDDTPFGFDRLSYVRAAEKSKELNGSRVPMVIISASGMCEAGRILHHLRNNIEDDRNTVMIVGYCADHTLGKRIVDRTPEVRIFGESYKLRAEVVVKNSYSAHADQPGLIEFLSKSDVKRIRKTFLVHGDPVRQEPLKSALLESGFDNVVIPDYGESVEL from the coding sequence ATGAGAATCACTTTTTGCGGTGCGGCGAAGACAGTAACGGGCTCGAAACACCTCGTGGAACTGGCGGATGGTACGACGCTCTTGCTTGATTGCGGGCTGTTCCAGGGGCGACGCGCCATAGCCGACGAAATGAACCAGAGGTTTCTGTTTGATCCATCGAAAATCGACGTGGTATTGTTATCTCATGCCCACATCGACCACTCAGGATTGCTGCCGAAGCTGTACAAGGAGGGTTTCAGAGGGAAGATCTGGGCAACGCACGCCACCTATTCGCTCTGTGCGCTGATGCTGCTCGACAGCGCACATATCCAGGAAAAAGACATCCGGTTCGTGAACAAGATCCGTGCAAAACACGGGGAGCCGCCCCGCGAGCCCCTCTACCTGCGAGAGCACGCAGAAAAGGTGCTGGATCTCTTCGTGGGTGTTGGCTACCGCCAACGATTCTCACCCGCCAAAGGTGTCAGCGTCGAATATCGTGACGCCGGCCATATCCTCGGCTCCGCGACAATGGTACTCACCGTTACAGAGAACGGAAAAGAAACCAGACTGGGTTTCACCGGCGACGTGGGCAGTTCGGGTCGCCCGATTCTCCGGGATCCACAGGCGATGGAGGACTGCGATTTTCTGATCACCGAATCTACCTACGGTGGAAAGGTGCACGAGCCCGCCGATCGTGCCAAGGAGGATCTGGCAGAGGTCGTTAAGAGAACAAGTGGTCGAGGGGGAAAGGTCATCATCCCCGCATTTGCTGTTGGCCGAACGCAGGAGATCGTTCATGCCCTCGATCAACTGTGGAATGAGGATCGGTTGCCACCCATCCCGGTCTACGTCGATAGCCCGCTCGCTATCGAAGCGACGGGCGTTTACCTCTCGCATCCGGAGTGCTACGACTCCACGCTCCAGGAGTATCTCATGTCGGATGACACTCCCTTCGGGTTTGATCGTCTGTCATATGTTCGCGCTGCGGAGAAGTCAAAGGAGTTGAACGGAAGTCGGGTTCCGATGGTGATTATCTCGGCGTCAGGCATGTGCGAGGCCGGGCGGATCCTGCACCATCTTCGCAACAACATTGAGGACGACCGAAATACGGTCATGATCGTCGGCTACTGTGCGGATCATACGCTGGGCAAGAGGATTGTCGACCGCACTCCCGAGGTGCGCATCTTTGGGGAGAGCTACAAGCTCCGCGCAGAGGTTGTAGTCAAGAACAGCTACTCGGCGCATGCTGATCAGCCGGGGCTCATCGAGTTTCTCTCGAAGTCAGACGTGAAGCGGATCCGCAAGACGTTCCTTGTGCACGGGGATCCCGTTCGTCAGGAGCCGCTCAAATCAGCACTGCTGGAGAGTGGATTCGACAATGTCGTGATTCCCGACTACGGCGAGTCTGTGGAGTTGTAG
- a CDS encoding serine hydrolase encodes MNTDALKSEIAAVLAEYPDAEVGVSIRDRSREVTIDVSGDLVFHAASTMKIAVMIELYRQSAEGYFGLDDSLQITNEFSSIVDGSTFSIEEDSDTEIYSMLGQRVPIRSLVYRLITSSSNLATNILINLVTADSVQATIERMGIRHMEVLRGVEDLKAFDAGMNNTTTAADLALLLEALRDGEVVSSAASAEMLEIMSDVPLEMIMANRGESGRVAHKTGMITAHHHDAGIVFPDNEQPYILVILTRGIAEDQESTRMGREISEVVYRHLRG; translated from the coding sequence GTGAATACCGATGCCCTGAAGAGTGAGATTGCAGCGGTGCTTGCCGAATATCCGGACGCGGAAGTGGGTGTGTCTATTCGCGATCGGTCAAGAGAAGTCACGATTGATGTCAGTGGCGACCTCGTGTTTCATGCGGCCAGCACGATGAAGATCGCGGTCATGATTGAGTTGTATCGCCAGTCGGCCGAAGGCTATTTCGGACTGGATGATTCTCTGCAGATCACGAATGAGTTCTCTTCCATCGTAGACGGCTCCACCTTTTCTATTGAGGAGGACAGCGACACCGAGATCTACTCCATGCTTGGCCAGCGTGTGCCGATTCGCAGCCTGGTCTACCGACTGATAACCAGCTCTTCAAATCTCGCAACGAACATCCTCATCAACCTCGTAACGGCGGACAGCGTCCAGGCAACGATTGAGAGGATGGGGATCCGGCACATGGAGGTGCTCCGAGGTGTTGAGGATCTCAAAGCGTTCGACGCGGGCATGAACAACACGACGACCGCTGCGGATCTGGCGTTGCTGCTTGAGGCCTTGCGAGATGGTGAAGTTGTTTCGTCCGCGGCCAGTGCCGAGATGCTGGAGATAATGTCCGACGTGCCGCTTGAGATGATCATGGCCAATCGTGGCGAAAGTGGACGCGTGGCACACAAGACCGGGATGATCACGGCCCATCACCACGACGCCGGCATTGTTTTTCCGGACAACGAACAACCCTATATCCTGGTGATCCTCACGCGCGGAATTGCTGAGGACCAGGAATCGACGAGAATGGGGAGGGAAATCTCCGAAGTGGTCTATCGCCATCTCAGGGGATAG